One segment of Variovorax paradoxus DNA contains the following:
- a CDS encoding chaperone modulator CbpM, with protein sequence MVNFTLTTATAISASQPLAATELAHAVGADTAWVVQLVEVGILRIEPAETQPERWQFSSTDLQCALEARRLERDFGVGLDAAALILDLQHEVRRLKAVLHAHRLG encoded by the coding sequence ATGGTGAATTTCACCCTTACAACGGCCACCGCCATCAGCGCCTCGCAACCGCTGGCCGCCACCGAACTGGCGCACGCCGTCGGCGCAGACACCGCTTGGGTCGTGCAACTGGTCGAGGTCGGCATCCTGCGCATCGAACCCGCCGAGACCCAGCCCGAGCGCTGGCAGTTCTCCAGTACCGACCTGCAGTGCGCGCTCGAGGCCCGCCGGCTGGAACGCGATTTCGGCGTGGGGCTTGATGCGGCTGCACTGATCCTCGACCTGCAGCATGAAGTGCGGCGGCTCAAGGCCGTGCTGCACGCGCACAGGTTGGGATAG
- a CDS encoding LysR substrate-binding domain-containing protein, with translation MVVVRDAALHCQRLSQQHPPDHRCGLQVVPALEYPSVAAAGALVAAGLGITALPRLALQLTRNDDLVTVPLQRPAMSRPIGLITRAGRSPSPVGRAFMDLLHSREASR, from the coding sequence ATGGTCGTTGTTCGCGACGCGGCCCTTCATTGCCAGCGGCTTTCGCAGCAGCATCCGCCCGATCACCGATGCGGGCTGCAGGTGGTGCCGGCGCTGGAATACCCGAGCGTGGCCGCGGCGGGCGCGCTGGTGGCCGCGGGCCTGGGCATCACGGCGCTGCCGCGGCTGGCGCTCCAGCTCACGCGCAACGACGACCTCGTGACGGTGCCGCTGCAGCGTCCGGCCATGTCGCGGCCCATCGGGCTGATCACGCGCGCGGGGCGGTCGCCCTCGCCGGTGGGCCGGGCCTTCATGGACCTGCTGCACAGCCGGGAGGCCTCGCGCTGA
- a CDS encoding amidohydrolase family protein, whose protein sequence is MATRSTPIDPLVSPRRVLAGRVVTMDAAFTVIPDGRVFMENGVLTAVQPAEAPPPAGFESVRVTQTRGTIYPGLVDLHNHLPYNVLPLWQVPRKYGNRGQWASAAAYRTAVGAPMKVLGATPELLASICRYVEAKCLLGGTTTSQGITLANAAGIRRYFRGVVRNVEATDEAALPPASTRVPDVAARDAQAFLTRLKRQKTCYLLHLSEGLDATAHRAFEALQLAPGEWAITPSLCGIHAAALKAPDFETLAAHGGSMVWSPFSNLLLYGGTADVGAAKAAGVPIALGPDWAPTGSRNQLGELKVAWLWSEMHGLFSARDLVAMVTRDAARMLEWSGALGSLEAGKRADLMVVDGVQGDPYQQLIFATEADVRLVVINGVARVGMLSMMRAMGASAGERIKVGGESRLADLAHPQADPLVQGLGIGAAHDKLVDALGQLPALARRAERPMPVSALARMGAAPEANAWHLALDELVDTGVDLRHHLAPAGAEGRPLQRALMRPVGAAAGPLPSAEVKKMPVDPLTVVDDPDYLDRIDAQPNLPQDIKDGLRAFW, encoded by the coding sequence ATGGCCACACGCAGTACCCCGATCGATCCGCTCGTCAGCCCCAGGCGGGTGCTGGCCGGCCGTGTCGTGACCATGGACGCTGCCTTCACGGTGATCCCGGACGGCCGCGTGTTCATGGAGAACGGCGTGCTGACGGCGGTGCAGCCTGCGGAAGCACCGCCGCCCGCCGGTTTCGAGTCGGTGCGCGTGACGCAGACCCGCGGCACGATCTATCCGGGGCTCGTCGACCTGCACAACCATCTGCCGTACAACGTGCTTCCGCTGTGGCAGGTTCCCAGGAAGTACGGCAACAGGGGCCAGTGGGCGAGTGCCGCGGCCTACCGCACGGCCGTCGGTGCGCCGATGAAGGTGCTGGGCGCCACGCCGGAGTTGCTGGCGTCGATCTGCCGCTACGTCGAGGCCAAGTGCCTGCTCGGCGGCACCACCACGAGCCAGGGCATCACGCTCGCCAATGCGGCGGGGATCCGGCGCTATTTCAGGGGCGTGGTGCGCAACGTGGAAGCCACGGACGAAGCCGCGCTGCCGCCGGCATCGACCCGCGTTCCCGATGTCGCCGCGCGCGACGCGCAGGCGTTCCTCACGCGGCTGAAGCGCCAGAAGACCTGCTACCTGCTGCACCTGAGCGAAGGTCTCGATGCGACGGCGCACCGCGCATTCGAGGCGCTGCAGCTGGCGCCCGGCGAATGGGCCATCACGCCTTCGCTGTGCGGCATCCATGCCGCGGCACTGAAGGCGCCGGACTTCGAGACGCTGGCCGCGCACGGTGGCAGCATGGTCTGGTCTCCCTTCAGCAACCTGCTGCTGTACGGCGGCACCGCCGATGTCGGCGCCGCCAAGGCGGCCGGCGTGCCGATCGCGCTCGGCCCCGACTGGGCACCCACCGGGAGCCGCAACCAGCTGGGCGAGCTGAAGGTCGCGTGGCTGTGGAGCGAGATGCACGGCCTGTTCTCCGCGCGCGATCTCGTCGCCATGGTCACGCGCGATGCGGCGCGGATGCTCGAATGGTCCGGCGCGCTCGGTTCGCTCGAGGCGGGCAAGCGCGCCGATCTCATGGTGGTCGACGGCGTGCAGGGCGATCCGTACCAGCAACTGATCTTCGCCACCGAGGCCGACGTGCGGCTCGTGGTCATCAACGGCGTGGCGCGCGTCGGGATGCTGTCGATGATGCGTGCCATGGGCGCATCGGCCGGCGAGCGCATCAAGGTCGGCGGCGAATCGCGGCTGGCCGACCTGGCGCACCCGCAGGCCGATCCGCTGGTGCAGGGGCTCGGCATCGGCGCCGCGCACGACAAGCTGGTGGATGCGCTGGGGCAACTGCCCGCGCTCGCACGGCGCGCCGAACGGCCCATGCCCGTGTCGGCGCTGGCACGGATGGGCGCGGCACCGGAGGCGAACGCCTGGCACCTGGCGCTCGACGAACTGGTCGACACGGGCGTCGACCTGCGCCACCACCTGGCGCCTGCCGGCGCCGAAGGCCGTCCCCTGCAGCGCGCGCTCATGCGGCCCGTCGGCGCGGCAGCCGGGCCATTGCCTTCGGCGGAGGTGAAGAAGATGCCCGTCGATCCGCTGACCGTGGTCGACGACCCGGACTACCTCGACAGGATCGACGCCCAGCCCAATCTGCCGCAGGACATCAAGGACGGGCTGCGGGCGTTCTGGTGA
- a CDS encoding glutamine amidotransferase, whose protein sequence is MEKTPPNPHPLVIVKVGSTFEALRAERGDFEHWIADGMDTQALPIVVIDPRRGDTLPDPAEVSGAVVTGSHAMVSHREPWSETTAAWLAQLVSRDTPVLGICYGHQLLAHALGGEAGNHPQGVEVGTVTVTLEEAAAGDALLRGLPAQFPANVVHWQSALRLPEGAVRLAGNAHEPVQAFRVGGNAWGVQFHPEFDAGVMRGYIDMLAGDLSAEGADPAALRENVAATDAAAGLLGRFARIVEAHQGVA, encoded by the coding sequence ATGGAAAAAACGCCCCCGAATCCGCATCCGCTCGTCATCGTCAAGGTCGGAAGCACCTTCGAAGCCCTTCGCGCAGAGCGCGGCGACTTCGAGCACTGGATCGCCGACGGAATGGACACGCAGGCGCTGCCGATCGTGGTGATCGACCCGCGCCGCGGCGACACGCTGCCCGACCCGGCCGAGGTCTCGGGCGCGGTGGTGACGGGTTCGCATGCAATGGTGTCGCACCGCGAGCCCTGGAGCGAAACCACGGCCGCCTGGCTCGCGCAGCTCGTGTCGCGCGACACGCCGGTGCTCGGCATCTGCTACGGCCACCAGCTGCTGGCGCACGCGCTCGGCGGCGAGGCGGGCAACCACCCGCAGGGCGTGGAAGTGGGCACCGTCACGGTCACGCTCGAAGAGGCCGCGGCCGGCGACGCGCTGCTGCGCGGCCTGCCGGCGCAGTTTCCGGCGAACGTGGTGCACTGGCAGAGCGCGCTGCGCCTGCCCGAGGGCGCGGTGCGGCTGGCCGGCAACGCGCACGAGCCGGTGCAGGCCTTCCGCGTGGGCGGCAACGCCTGGGGCGTGCAGTTCCACCCCGAGTTCGATGCCGGCGTGATGCGCGGCTACATCGACATGCTGGCCGGCGACCTGAGCGCCGAGGGGGCAGACCCGGCCGCGCTGCGCGAGAACGTGGCCGCGACCGACGCGGCGGCGGGGTTGCTCGGGCGCTTCGCCCGCATCGTCGAGGCGCACCAGGGCGTCGCCTGA
- a CDS encoding DNA-3-methyladenine glycosylase I: protein MSNTTDKIRCAWARTDPLLAAYHDAEWGVPEHDSRALWEKLMLDGFQAGLSWLTILRKRDAFRKAFKGFVPEKIVKFTEADIERLMQDAGIVRSRSKIEATIGNARAYLAMQAAGEDFSEFIWGMAGGKPIVNRTGNVPVKTPLSEDISAALKKRGFKFVGPVIVYAWMQATGIVDDHAHDCHRHGEKHKAKAGA from the coding sequence ATGAGCAACACCACCGACAAGATCCGCTGCGCCTGGGCCCGGACCGACCCGCTGCTGGCGGCCTACCACGACGCCGAATGGGGCGTTCCCGAGCACGACAGCCGCGCGCTGTGGGAGAAGCTCATGCTCGACGGCTTCCAGGCGGGGTTGTCGTGGCTCACCATCCTGCGCAAGCGCGACGCCTTCCGCAAGGCGTTCAAGGGCTTCGTCCCCGAGAAGATCGTCAAGTTCACCGAGGCCGACATCGAGCGGCTCATGCAGGACGCAGGCATCGTGCGCTCGCGCTCGAAGATCGAGGCCACCATCGGCAACGCGCGCGCCTATCTCGCGATGCAGGCGGCCGGCGAGGACTTCTCGGAGTTCATCTGGGGCATGGCCGGCGGCAAGCCCATCGTGAACCGCACAGGCAACGTGCCGGTGAAGACGCCGCTGTCGGAAGACATCTCGGCCGCGCTGAAGAAGCGGGGCTTCAAGTTCGTCGGGCCGGTGATCGTCTACGCGTGGATGCAGGCCACGGGCATCGTGGACGACCACGCGCACGATTGCCACCGGCACGGCGAGAAGCACAAGGCCAAGGCCGGCGCCTGA
- a CDS encoding DnaJ C-terminal domain-containing protein: protein MDFKDYYSALGIERTASDDEVRKAYRKLARKYHPDVSKEPDAEQRMRDINEAKDVLGDKEKRAAYDALADRVARGGHPEGGFQPPPGWDEGFEFHRGPRQGPADHADFSEFFSSLFGEAERRGAARQNFRARGEDHHAAIEITLEDALNGAEREITLRAQTVDAQGQPHWENRTLSVKIPPGVHPGQFIRLAGQGMPGHGGEAPGDLYLEVRIAPHKLYRVEERDLYMTLPVTPAEAALGAQVQVPTPTGGVVEVTVPRNARNGLKLRLKGRGFAGKTPGDLYLMVDIALPPAESDETRKAYEQLAQATASFNPRQHLGV from the coding sequence ATGGATTTCAAGGACTACTACAGTGCCCTGGGCATCGAGCGCACCGCGTCCGACGACGAAGTGCGCAAGGCCTACCGCAAGCTCGCCCGCAAGTACCACCCCGACGTCAGCAAGGAGCCCGACGCCGAGCAGCGCATGCGCGACATCAATGAGGCCAAGGACGTACTGGGCGACAAGGAAAAGCGCGCCGCCTACGACGCGCTTGCCGACCGCGTCGCGCGCGGTGGCCACCCCGAGGGCGGCTTCCAGCCTCCGCCGGGCTGGGACGAAGGCTTCGAGTTCCATCGCGGCCCGCGCCAGGGGCCGGCGGACCACGCCGACTTCAGCGAGTTCTTCTCGTCGCTGTTCGGCGAGGCCGAGCGGCGCGGCGCCGCACGGCAGAACTTTCGCGCGCGCGGCGAAGACCACCATGCGGCCATCGAGATCACGCTGGAAGACGCCCTCAACGGCGCCGAGCGCGAGATCACGCTGCGCGCGCAGACGGTCGACGCACAGGGCCAGCCGCATTGGGAGAACCGCACGCTCAGCGTGAAGATCCCGCCGGGCGTGCACCCGGGCCAGTTCATCCGCCTCGCCGGTCAAGGCATGCCCGGCCACGGCGGGGAAGCGCCGGGCGACCTCTACCTCGAGGTGCGCATCGCGCCGCACAAGCTGTACCGCGTGGAAGAGCGCGACCTGTACATGACGCTGCCCGTCACGCCCGCCGAAGCGGCACTGGGTGCGCAGGTGCAGGTGCCCACGCCGACCGGCGGCGTGGTCGAGGTCACCGTGCCGCGCAACGCACGCAACGGCCTGAAGCTGCGGCTCAAGGGCCGCGGATTCGCGGGCAAGACGCCGGGCGACCTGTACCTGATGGTCGACATCGCGCTGCCGCCCGCCGAGAGCGACGAGACCCGAAAGGCTTACGAGCAACTGGCGCAAGCCACGGCATCGTTCAACCCACGCCAGCATCTGGGAGTCTGA
- the mmsB gene encoding 3-hydroxyisobutyrate dehydrogenase — protein MKIAFIGLGNMGGPMAMNLHKAGHTLSAFDLSAEACKKFGGEGLPIADSAAATVADAEVVISMLPASAHVEGLFLGSAGKPGLLDSIRAGTLVIDSSTIAAATSRKVAEAAAAKGIAMIDAPVSGGTGGAIAGTLTFMVGGDTKDLERARPVLEKMGANIFHAGAAGAGQTAKICNNMLLGILMIGTSEALALGVANGLDPKVLSEIMRRSSGGNWALEKYNPMPGVMETSPASKNYAGGFGTDLMLKDLGLAQENATAVRAATPLGGLARSLYAAHSLAGHGALDFSSVLKLVQKS, from the coding sequence ATGAAGATCGCTTTCATCGGCCTCGGCAACATGGGCGGCCCGATGGCCATGAACCTGCACAAGGCCGGTCACACGCTCAGCGCCTTCGACCTCTCGGCCGAAGCCTGCAAGAAATTCGGCGGCGAAGGCCTGCCCATCGCCGATTCGGCGGCGGCCACGGTGGCCGATGCCGAAGTCGTCATCAGCATGCTGCCGGCCAGCGCGCACGTCGAGGGCCTGTTCCTCGGCAGCGCCGGCAAGCCGGGGCTGCTCGACAGCATCCGTGCCGGCACGCTGGTGATCGACAGCAGCACCATCGCGGCCGCCACGTCGCGCAAGGTGGCCGAGGCGGCCGCTGCCAAGGGCATCGCGATGATCGATGCGCCCGTGTCGGGCGGCACCGGCGGCGCCATTGCCGGCACGCTGACCTTCATGGTCGGCGGCGACACCAAGGACCTGGAGCGCGCGCGCCCGGTGCTCGAGAAGATGGGCGCCAACATCTTCCACGCCGGCGCGGCCGGTGCAGGGCAGACCGCGAAGATCTGCAACAACATGCTGCTCGGAATCCTGATGATCGGCACCTCTGAAGCGCTGGCGCTGGGCGTGGCCAACGGGCTCGACCCGAAGGTGCTCAGCGAGATCATGCGCCGCAGCTCGGGCGGCAACTGGGCGCTCGAGAAGTACAACCCGATGCCCGGCGTGATGGAGACGTCGCCCGCGTCGAAGAACTACGCCGGCGGCTTCGGCACCGACCTGATGCTGAAGGACCTCGGCCTGGCGCAGGAGAACGCCACCGCCGTGCGCGCGGCCACGCCGCTCGGCGGCCTGGCGCGCAGCCTATATGCGGCGCACAGCCTCGCGGGCCATGGCGCGCTCGATTTCTCGAGTGTGCTGAAGCTGGTCCAGAAGTCCTGA
- a CDS encoding histidine phosphatase family protein — protein MNMSSQNPPLHTAAGGLDQLVRIAGAQPLDPACDHFYFLRHGQTGRNALRVFQAPDEPLSELGLQQAARAAGLLAGEPIRTVVCSDARRAFDTAHAVAAALRLTPTAHEALRERNFGALIGTSSANIDWACEPEGGETLAQFVSRKRAALDAALRQPAPVLVVAHGGTLYVLAALLGVTVDAGIMGNAQPLRFARTGPTWAVTPLLRHADGEAALA, from the coding sequence ATGAACATGTCCTCGCAGAACCCACCCCTCCACACCGCCGCCGGCGGGCTCGACCAGCTGGTCCGGATCGCCGGCGCGCAGCCGCTCGACCCGGCCTGCGATCACTTCTACTTCCTGCGCCACGGCCAGACGGGCCGCAACGCGCTGCGGGTGTTCCAGGCGCCCGACGAGCCGCTGAGCGAACTGGGTCTGCAACAGGCCGCGCGCGCCGCCGGGCTGCTGGCCGGCGAGCCGATACGCACCGTCGTCTGCAGCGACGCACGCCGCGCCTTCGACACCGCCCATGCGGTGGCCGCTGCGCTGCGCCTCACGCCCACGGCCCACGAGGCACTGCGCGAACGCAACTTCGGCGCGCTCATCGGCACCTCTTCGGCCAACATCGACTGGGCCTGCGAGCCCGAGGGCGGCGAGACGCTCGCGCAGTTCGTGTCGCGCAAGCGCGCCGCGCTCGACGCCGCACTCCGGCAGCCCGCACCGGTGCTGGTGGTGGCGCACGGTGGCACGCTCTACGTGCTGGCCGCGCTGCTGGGCGTGACGGTCGACGCGGGCATCATGGGCAACGCCCAGCCATTGCGTTTTGCACGCACCGGCCCCACTTGGGCTGTAACGCCGCTGCTGCGGCATGCAGACGGCGAGGCAGCGCTGGCCTAG
- a CDS encoding CDP-alcohol phosphatidyltransferase family protein codes for MTTPSPSPGRRHFSMIREFHLADVFTLGNAACGVGGVFLAMAFMASQSLAQFFWAAALAPAAFIFDVFDGRIARWRQTQSALGRELDSLADVISFGVAPAALGFAAGLSGGWDCVLLVYFVCCGVSRLARYNVTAEALSEGANKVKYFEGTPIPTSVVLVGVLAYAASQGRIGDALWGGAWLIGPWQLHPLTLLFGLSGTLMISKTLRIPKF; via the coding sequence ATGACCACCCCTTCCCCCTCTCCCGGCCGCAGGCACTTCTCGATGATCAGGGAGTTCCACCTGGCCGACGTCTTCACGCTCGGCAACGCGGCGTGCGGGGTAGGCGGCGTGTTCCTGGCGATGGCGTTCATGGCGAGCCAGTCGCTGGCGCAGTTCTTCTGGGCTGCGGCGCTCGCACCGGCGGCCTTCATCTTCGACGTGTTCGACGGGCGCATCGCGCGCTGGCGGCAGACCCAGTCGGCGCTCGGCCGCGAACTCGACTCGCTGGCCGACGTGATCTCCTTCGGGGTGGCGCCTGCCGCGCTGGGCTTCGCCGCCGGACTGAGCGGCGGCTGGGACTGCGTGCTGCTGGTCTACTTCGTGTGCTGCGGCGTGAGCCGTCTCGCGCGCTACAACGTGACGGCCGAGGCATTGTCCGAAGGCGCCAACAAGGTGAAGTACTTCGAGGGCACACCCATTCCCACCAGCGTGGTGCTGGTCGGCGTGCTCGCGTATGCGGCCTCGCAGGGCCGCATCGGCGACGCGCTGTGGGGCGGCGCGTGGCTCATCGGCCCGTGGCAGCTGCATCCGCTCACGCTGCTGTTCGGCCTGTCGGGCACGCTCATGATCAGCAAGACGCTGCGCATTCCCAAGTTCTGA
- a CDS encoding penicillin acylase family protein, producing MTPRKTTASSRRFSLTALALGAAALLAACASAPPPGGRTVTIERTTFGIAHITAPDYEGLAYGSAYAHAQDNVCQTAEHLLTLRGERSQFLGAQNTGELGLGRMPNAQIDLFIRYHMDDAALARAGATTSPQVQAALRGYVAGYNRYLQDAGPNGLPAACRGKPWVRPMTANDLARATEQSMIQGGLGALAGAVLAAVPPAAGAKTGAAPVELKEAVAEIGRHSFNDNPEGGELGSNGWAFGRNATPDGRGLLLGNPHFPWNGTNRFWEMHLTIPGQLDVMGATGGLSPVVSIGFNKDVAWTHTVSTGKRFTLYELKLDPNDPTVYWVDGQPRKMVARTVALPAAATGGNGPAVQHTFYATEWGPVISLPRAGLGWTAQKAYAIRDANTLNVRSAESWMKMAQARNVAELRAAMGNQGMPWINTIAADRDGNAMYADLSVVPDVSAEMLRACAPSPAAAALLNAAGLPVLDGSRSACAWNRDATAAAPGIVAPARMPVLVTPDYVQNSNDSFWLSNPRVAPMAGVSPLVGPIGVPQRLRTRSGIMEIEGRLAGNDGLPGNRMGAAELRSVIFRDRNLAGMLVMDDLQAACAAAGSSLTVDQAHGCRVLAAWDRTSNADAKGAALFREFWRKAKDIPKVWRQPFDPAQPVTTPAGLDMATPATREAVFKAVGDAVTTLRTAGFAADVPLGVPQSREVRGRRIALHGGDEFEGVLNKLESQGQSLIDPKGYNVNYGSSYMQVVTFDERGPVAQGLLTYGQSSDLASPRAYDQLPLFAAKQWHPLPFHRADVEAQREGRPLQLAY from the coding sequence ATGACACCCAGGAAGACAACCGCTTCGTCTCGCCGCTTTTCGCTGACGGCACTCGCCCTCGGCGCCGCCGCCCTGCTGGCCGCTTGCGCCAGCGCACCGCCGCCCGGCGGACGCACCGTGACCATCGAGCGCACCACCTTCGGCATCGCGCACATCACCGCGCCCGACTACGAAGGCCTGGCCTACGGCAGCGCCTATGCGCACGCGCAGGACAACGTCTGCCAGACCGCCGAGCACCTGCTCACGCTGCGCGGCGAGCGCTCGCAGTTCCTGGGCGCGCAGAACACCGGCGAACTGGGCCTGGGCCGCATGCCCAACGCGCAGATCGACCTGTTCATCCGCTATCACATGGACGACGCGGCGCTCGCCCGCGCGGGGGCCACCACGAGCCCGCAGGTGCAGGCCGCGCTGCGCGGCTACGTGGCGGGCTACAACCGCTACCTGCAGGACGCCGGCCCCAACGGACTGCCCGCCGCGTGCCGCGGCAAGCCCTGGGTGCGGCCCATGACGGCCAACGACCTGGCGCGCGCCACCGAGCAATCGATGATCCAGGGCGGCCTGGGTGCGCTGGCGGGCGCCGTGCTGGCCGCCGTGCCGCCGGCCGCCGGCGCGAAGACGGGCGCCGCCCCGGTCGAATTGAAGGAAGCCGTCGCCGAGATCGGGCGCCACAGCTTCAACGACAACCCTGAAGGCGGCGAGCTCGGCTCCAACGGCTGGGCTTTCGGGCGCAACGCCACGCCCGACGGCCGTGGCCTGCTGCTGGGCAACCCGCACTTTCCCTGGAACGGCACGAACCGCTTCTGGGAAATGCACCTGACCATTCCCGGCCAGCTCGACGTGATGGGCGCGACCGGCGGACTGAGCCCGGTCGTGTCGATCGGCTTCAACAAGGACGTGGCCTGGACCCATACGGTGTCGACCGGCAAGCGCTTCACGCTGTACGAACTCAAGCTCGACCCGAACGATCCGACCGTGTACTGGGTCGACGGCCAGCCTAGGAAGATGGTCGCGCGCACCGTGGCGCTGCCGGCCGCGGCCACCGGTGGCAACGGACCCGCCGTGCAGCACACCTTCTACGCGACCGAGTGGGGGCCGGTGATCTCGCTGCCGCGCGCCGGACTGGGCTGGACCGCGCAGAAGGCCTACGCCATCCGCGATGCCAACACGCTCAACGTGCGCTCCGCCGAGAGCTGGATGAAGATGGCCCAGGCCCGCAACGTGGCCGAGCTGCGCGCCGCCATGGGCAACCAGGGCATGCCGTGGATCAACACCATCGCAGCCGATCGCGACGGCAACGCGATGTACGCCGACCTGTCGGTGGTGCCCGACGTGTCGGCCGAGATGCTGCGCGCCTGCGCGCCCTCGCCCGCTGCGGCGGCGCTGCTCAACGCGGCCGGCCTGCCGGTGCTCGACGGTTCGCGCAGCGCCTGCGCCTGGAACCGCGACGCCACGGCCGCCGCGCCGGGCATCGTCGCGCCGGCACGGATGCCGGTGCTGGTGACGCCAGACTACGTGCAGAACAGCAACGACAGCTTCTGGCTGAGCAATCCGCGCGTCGCGCCGATGGCGGGCGTGTCTCCGCTGGTCGGCCCCATCGGCGTGCCCCAGCGGCTGCGCACGCGCAGCGGCATCATGGAAATCGAAGGCCGCCTGGCCGGCAACGACGGCCTGCCGGGCAACCGCATGGGCGCGGCCGAGCTGCGCAGCGTGATCTTCCGCGACAGGAACCTGGCCGGCATGCTGGTGATGGACGACCTGCAGGCGGCGTGCGCCGCCGCGGGCTCCTCGCTCACGGTCGACCAGGCGCACGGCTGCCGCGTGCTCGCGGCCTGGGACCGCACCAGCAACGCCGACGCCAAGGGCGCGGCGCTGTTCCGCGAGTTCTGGCGCAAGGCCAAGGACATCCCGAAGGTGTGGCGCCAGCCCTTCGACCCGGCACAGCCCGTGACCACGCCCGCAGGGCTGGACATGGCGACGCCCGCCACGCGCGAGGCGGTGTTCAAGGCCGTGGGCGACGCCGTGACCACGCTGCGCACCGCCGGCTTCGCGGCCGACGTGCCGCTGGGCGTGCCGCAGTCGCGCGAGGTGCGCGGCCGCAGGATCGCACTGCACGGCGGCGACGAGTTCGAGGGCGTGCTCAACAAGCTCGAGTCGCAGGGCCAGTCGCTCATCGACCCGAAGGGCTACAACGTGAACTACGGCAGCAGCTACATGCAGGTCGTGACCTTCGACGAGCGCGGCCCGGTCGCTCAGGGCCTGCTCACCTACGGCCAGAGCAGCGACCTGGCCTCGCCGCGCGCCTACGACCAGCTGCCGCTGTTCGCGGCCAAGCAGTGGCATCCGCTGCCTTTCCACCGTGCCGACGTGGAGGCGCAGCGCGAAGGCCGGCCTCTGCAGCTGGCGTACTGA
- a CDS encoding glutathione S-transferase family protein, protein MTMKLYFDPQSRSQVAKWMLDEAGVDYEIVTTLLKEGAHKKPEFLKINPAGKLPALVDGRTRVFENAAICMYVAEKFPGKRLAPPVGSPERGRYLSLMVYSTSQLEPSMGDSLMKIKSNNRARGWTDFEDAKDAVERELGDGPYLFGAQFTAADVMIGSMFIWHRAFGGRSNRPKIDAYIHRLQARPKGMKFG, encoded by the coding sequence ATGACCATGAAGCTGTACTTCGACCCGCAGAGCCGTTCGCAGGTGGCCAAGTGGATGCTCGACGAAGCCGGCGTCGACTACGAGATCGTCACCACGCTCCTGAAGGAAGGCGCGCACAAGAAGCCCGAATTCCTGAAGATCAACCCCGCGGGCAAGCTGCCCGCGCTGGTCGACGGCCGAACGCGCGTGTTCGAGAACGCGGCCATCTGCATGTACGTGGCCGAGAAGTTTCCGGGCAAGCGGCTGGCCCCGCCGGTGGGCTCGCCGGAGCGCGGACGCTACCTGTCGCTCATGGTCTATTCGACCTCGCAGCTGGAGCCGTCGATGGGCGACAGCCTGATGAAGATCAAGAGCAACAACCGGGCGCGCGGCTGGACCGACTTCGAGGACGCCAAGGACGCGGTCGAGCGCGAGCTGGGCGACGGCCCCTACCTGTTCGGCGCGCAGTTCACCGCGGCCGACGTGATGATCGGCTCGATGTTCATCTGGCACCGTGCCTTCGGCGGCCGCTCGAACCGGCCGAAGATCGATGCCTACATCCACCGGCTGCAGGCCCGCCCCAAGGGCATGAAGTTCGGCTGA
- a CDS encoding alpha/beta hydrolase has product MKTSNILAAAALSLLAAAGAHAETYEGVQAVTSGYSRADVAPQAVAAARAGNVYGDGVSSTVAPALTASADRATIRSEAVAAAHAPGQNLRRESFPDSVVPAQAKARSFTRQAGL; this is encoded by the coding sequence ATGAAGACCTCGAACATCCTCGCCGCTGCCGCCCTGTCCCTGCTCGCCGCCGCTGGCGCCCATGCAGAAACCTACGAAGGCGTGCAAGCCGTGACCTCCGGCTACAGCCGCGCCGACGTGGCGCCCCAGGCCGTGGCAGCAGCCCGCGCCGGCAACGTGTACGGCGACGGCGTGTCGTCGACGGTTGCTCCCGCCCTGACCGCATCGGCCGACCGCGCCACCATCCGCAGCGAAGCCGTGGCTGCCGCTCACGCTCCCGGCCAGAACCTGCGCCGCGAATCGTTCCCCGACAGCGTGGTGCCCGCGCAAGCCAAGGCCCGCAGCTTCACGCGCCAGGCCGGCCTGTAA